The sequence TGGACGCCTGCTGGCTCGATGACGGCGATCTGGGTCACCGTCTCGGGGCGAGTTCCGGCAAGTAGCACCCGATCCCGTACGCGCAGCCGCCCGGACCACAAGCGCAGCCAGGTACGCCGGCCGTATCCGTCCCGGTCGACGGCGAAGACCGTGCCCGCCAGTGGACCGTCCCGATCCTCGGCGCGCGGCAGCAGGTCGGCCAGGAGACGGCCCAGCTGCCACACCCCGGCTCCGGTGATCGCCGAGCCGCACGCCACCGGGGTGAGTTCGGCGCGGCGCACCGCTTCCCGGATCGCACGCCGGACGTCGCGGACGCACAACGGCTCGTCGGTCAGCCACCGCGCCGCTACCGCGTCGTCGACCTCTGCCACCGCCTCCACCACCGGTCCGGCGTCGAGGCTCACGGCCCGCACCCGGGCGTCGCACCCGCCCTGGCCGACTACCGTGGAGAGCATGACGGCACGTGCCCCGAGCCGCTGACGTACCTCGGCCATCACCCGGTCGACATCGGCACCGCGGCGATCCACCTTGTTGAGGAAGAACACCGTCGGTACGCCGATGCGGCGCAGCGCCCGCCAGATGGCGACGGTCTGCGGCTGGACGCCCTCCACACCCGACACCACGAGCACGGCGGCATCCAACACGGCCAGCGAACGCTCGACCTCCGCGATGAAATCGGGATGGCCTGGGGTATCCACCAGGTTGATGCTCAGATCACCGATCATGATGGACGTGACCGCCGCCCGGATGGTGATCCCGCGCCGACGCTCCAGCTCCATCGAGTCGGTCCGCGTCGTACCGGCGTCAACACTGCCCAGCTGGGACACGGCGCCGGCCTCGTAGAGCAGGCGTTCGGTCAGGCTGGTCTTTCCGGCATCAACATGGGCGACGATTCCGAGGTTCAACAACGCCAAGGCAGAACTCCACGGTAGGACGGTCAAGGGTCCGGAGCGTGGAAGCTGCTCGCATTGTCACTCCTCGTCGTGGTCGTCGTGGCCGACACCCTCCACTCGGGTGCAGCGGTGCGGCGTCTTGAGGTTTGCACGCCCGCTGCGACCGCCGCCACCGAATTCGGTTCCGAGCGGCACCGCCGCGTTCGCTCCTGCCCGTCAGGCCGTGTCGACGGCGATGAGTTGTGACGCCGTGCGACGCGCGCGTCGCGGCAGATCCGCGCCTTGTTGGTCGTTGGCGGGCAGCCCGTCACTCAGCACCGCAGTTTTCGGTCAAGCGGTCGGCACCCAGAATCTCAACTTCCCGCCGCGTTGGTCCTCCAAGATGCCGCCGTTGGTCTCGATGACCTTGCGGGATGCGACGTTGTCCACGTCGCACATCACCAACGCGGACTCGATGCCCAGCCGGTACGTCACCGGCAACGCCGCATGTAGCATCGCGGTGGCATGGCCCCGACGCCGCGCCGATGGTCGTACGTCGTAGCCAATGTGACCGCCGACCTCGCGCAAGCGAGGGGTCAGGCGATGCCGGATCGCGAGGCGGCCGAGGTAGTCGTCATCCTGGGTCCACCACAGGGTGGTCGACGGCACGTAGCCTTCAGGTCGGGGCGATTCCGCCAGGGCCTGGGACCGCAACCAGTCGACGTACGCGGCAAAGCCCTCGGGTACCGCCCAGCGGCGCCCAAACTCGCGCAGCTCAGCCCCGATCACGGTGTCATCTCCCGAGCTACCGCGCCCCTCGGCGCGAAACTCGGTCATGGCGGCGACGAACGATCGATGCACCCGTACGATGGGCGGGCTCAGCTCGGGCATGGCGACATTGATACCAGGCAGGATGGCTGACCGCCGTCGAACAGGGGATCTACGGAGAAGGGGACGATAAGAGGCGCCGCTCGGCCCGTACTTCGTGGTGGAAGGCAGTTCTCGTGGAGGGCACACCAGTCACTCTCAGCCCGTACGATCCGCACTGGGCTGTGCTGTTCGAGCAGGAGCGGGTCGGCCTCGAAGCGGCTCTGGCGCGATGGCTGGTCGGGCCGGTCGAGCACATCGGCTCCACATCGGTTCCCGGCCTGGCCGCGAAGCCGATCATCGACATGATGGCGCCGGTGAGCAGTCTGGCAGCGGCAGGAGCCGCCATCGCGGTTGTCACGGCTCTCGGCTACCGCAACGGCGTCCACCGTCCGGAGGAAGCACACTACTTCTTCAAGCCGGAGACGGACAACTGGTGGGAGCGCACCTACCAGCTTCACCTCACCGAGCCGACCTCCCTGCTGTGGCGGCGACGGGTTGCCTTCCGCGATGCGCTGCGGCGCCGGGCGGACTACCGGTCCCGGTACGAGCAACTCAAGCGCGATCTCGCGCAAGCGCACGGCGCCGACCTCATGACCTACGCGCGCAACAAGGACGACTTCGTCAACGAGGTTCTCGGCGTACGTGACAAGACGCAAGCTCCGCCCGTCGGCGCTCCCTCCTGAGGCCGTGACGGTCTCCGCCGCCGGAGGGACACGGCCAAGGGGATCCTGACTCGGGCCGCTCGGTGAGCGCGACGGGGCCAACCCTGGATCCGCCCAGCTGGTGGACGTGCACCACCCAGTGCAACAGCACGTGCTCCGATGATTGATCGTGCGGAGAGCGGGGTGTGGGGTGCTGGATGTCGCAGTCCTGGAAGTGCCGCAATGGCAGGGGTCGGGCTCACGTGGCGCGTACCGGTTGCGGCAAGGCGCGTCCGCGCTGGCGCCGGGATCGGCCGGGACGAACAAAAGTCGACTGGGGAGCTGGTCGTCGGGCTCAGTGGTCAGCCGCGCGCCGTACGGCGCGTTCGCGGCGGTCGACTGCTCGGGCGTGAGCGATGGTGAGGAGCCGGTCGATCTCGGGCAGCATGTGCGGGCCGGGCATGACGATGCTGCCGAAGCCGTACCGCGCGTAGCCCGGGTGCGGTACGAGAGTGTCCAGCCGTGCGAAGTCGAACTCGTGCCGGTGGTCCTCGAAGGCCTTGGGTGGGAAGCCGAACAGCCTCTCGAACTCGGTTCGGCCCAGGTCCAGGTTGAGGCGGAAGACGCCGGGACGGTCGAGTTGGGAAGCCTCGTCGAAGCCGGGCACGTCGTGCTCGACGATGGTGGCGAACGGCTGGCGGCGGTCGGGGCCGACGTAGAAGAACCGGTCGCCCCGGGCACTCTCGGGTGATCCGTCCTCCTCGCTCGCCACGATCTGCTCGACACCGGGTAGCGCGAGAATCCGGTCGGCGAGCACCGCCGCGTCGACGCCGGTCGGGATGTGCAGCACCGCGTCGGCGTGTTCGATGGTGGCCCGATCCAGCGGGAAGTAGCGGTAATCGTGCGTTCTCTGCTCGGCCGCTGCTATCTCGGATGCCCGGACGTACCGCGGGAGGATGGTCTCTTGCTGGAGCCTGCCTTCGTAGGTCGACGGGGCAGGCGCCTCGATGCCGAGCGCGGGGCTTGCGCCGAGGCTACCGACGATCACCGCGTACCGGCCCTCCAGCAGCGATGCGATGATCGCGCCGGCGCCGGCCCACGACACGTCTGTTCCGGCCATGGTCATCGTGCTCGATTGGCGCTGAAGGTGCGTGTTGTGCGCGAAGACCAGCGTGGGCCCGCGGTGTGCCTCGGCCGAGCGGATCGCGAGCAGGTTCTCGGCCATCAGCGCGTCTCGGACCCCGGCCAGGCGGGCGAAGCGTTCTTCCCGCGTCAGTGGTGCGGCGGCCGCTGCGTGGTAGCGCAGCACCGCGATGGCGGACGTGGCATGTACGAACGCCGTCTGCCAGCCCTCGGCCAGTCGGGGTGCGTTCAGGTACAGCTCGGTCAGCAGGTCGTCGGCGATCACCCGCAGGCGCTGGGCGTCGGCCGAACGCCCGATCGACCTGCCGGGCTCCCAGATCGCTGCCATGTCGCTCCACCGAGCCTCGTCCCCGATCAGGCCGTCGATCTCCGCTGATCGGTCGAGGCCGAGGAGTTCACAAACCCGAGTGAGGTAGCGCCGGGGACTCGGGGCGCCCTCGATTTCCAGCGGGGCGTCGAAGCCGTGGAACGTCAGGCGTTCGGAGGCCGACCGCCCGGCGTTCCACTCGCGCATCCGCAGCAGCAGGTCGCGGTTGGCCGGGGCGGCGCCGAGCCCGTGGCTGAACCCTTCGGTGAGCGCACGGTCGAGTGTGACGGCGGTGGAGCCTTGAACGAACTCGTTCGCGATCAGTCCCGCCGCCCGGTCGCTCTCCAGCGCGATCGACCGGTAGCCCTGCTCGGCCAGCGACACGAAGGTCCCGTTGCGAACCTGAAGGAAGGCGGACTCACCGTGCGTCGGCTCGCCGAGCGCGAGCAGAGTCGGCGGTACGGCAAACAGGTCGAGAAGTGATGTCATTCCATCAACCGTATCGTTGAACTTCCGGTTGAGACTTGTGAGCGATGGAGCGCGGTGAGAGCCACGAAATCCTCCAACCCAGGGGTACGCCGACCAGTCGACCTCGCCCGCCGGCACGGCCTCTCCGCGCAGGCCGTGCGCAACTACGAACGAGATGGCGTCCTGCCGCGGGCCCAGCGCAGCCCGACCGGCTACCGCCGGTTCACCGAGCTGCACGCCAAGGCGCTGAGCGCCTACCTCGCGCTGATCGCGGGCCACGGCTACCCGGCCAGCGGCGACATCATGCGTGCCGTCAACCGGGGCGACATCGACGCCGCGTTGCGCACCATCGACCACAGCCACATCCTGCTGCAGCGCGACCGAGAAACCCTGGACGCGGTCGAGACGGCGGTCGCCACTCTCACCGGCTCGCAGCGGCAACCGCAGAGCCGGAAAGCCGTGCCGATCAGCGTGCTGGCCCACCGCCTCGGCGTACGACCCGCGACCCTGCGCAAGTGGGAGCGGGCCGGGATCCTGCAGCCGGCGCGCGATCCGGCGACCGGCTACCGCGCCTACTCACCGGACGATGTCCGCGACGCCGAACTCGCTCACCTGCTGCGCCGTGGCGGGTACCGGCTCGACCACATCGCCGGCGTGCTGCGTCGGGTGCGCGAAGCCGGTGGCACCGAACCGCTCGCCGCGTCGCTACGCCAGTGGCGGGAACAACTCACCACCCGCGGCCAAGCCATGCTCACCGGGGCCGCCCGGCTCGCCGAGTACCTCGACGCCGACCTACGGTGAACGCCGCCGTCGGCGCGTCGTCCTGAGCGTGGTCGGTAGCCCGAGAGGGCTACCGACCACGAAGCTGAGCAGGGCATGTCGGACATCAGCAGACAGGCCAGAGCTGCACGATTCCGGTGTCGGGATCGGTCAGTCGTTGCGGGGCTTGGTGAACTCACCGATCAGCACGGGATACTGCTCCCCAC is a genomic window of Micromonospora tarapacensis containing:
- a CDS encoding GrpB family protein, coding for MEGTPVTLSPYDPHWAVLFEQERVGLEAALARWLVGPVEHIGSTSVPGLAAKPIIDMMAPVSSLAAAGAAIAVVTALGYRNGVHRPEEAHYFFKPETDNWWERTYQLHLTEPTSLLWRRRVAFRDALRRRADYRSRYEQLKRDLAQAHGADLMTYARNKDDFVNEVLGVRDKTQAPPVGAPS
- a CDS encoding DUF6194 family protein, which encodes MTSLLDLFAVPPTLLALGEPTHGESAFLQVRNGTFVSLAEQGYRSIALESDRAAGLIANEFVQGSTAVTLDRALTEGFSHGLGAAPANRDLLLRMREWNAGRSASERLTFHGFDAPLEIEGAPSPRRYLTRVCELLGLDRSAEIDGLIGDEARWSDMAAIWEPGRSIGRSADAQRLRVIADDLLTELYLNAPRLAEGWQTAFVHATSAIAVLRYHAAAAAPLTREERFARLAGVRDALMAENLLAIRSAEAHRGPTLVFAHNTHLQRQSSTMTMAGTDVSWAGAGAIIASLLEGRYAVIVGSLGASPALGIEAPAPSTYEGRLQQETILPRYVRASEIAAAEQRTHDYRYFPLDRATIEHADAVLHIPTGVDAAVLADRILALPGVEQIVASEEDGSPESARGDRFFYVGPDRRQPFATIVEHDVPGFDEASQLDRPGVFRLNLDLGRTEFERLFGFPPKAFEDHRHEFDFARLDTLVPHPGYARYGFGSIVMPGPHMLPEIDRLLTIAHARAVDRRERAVRRAADH
- a CDS encoding GNAT family N-acetyltransferase, which gives rise to MPELSPPIVRVHRSFVAAMTEFRAEGRGSSGDDTVIGAELREFGRRWAVPEGFAAYVDWLRSQALAESPRPEGYVPSTTLWWTQDDDYLGRLAIRHRLTPRLREVGGHIGYDVRPSARRRGHATAMLHAALPVTYRLGIESALVMCDVDNVASRKVIETNGGILEDQRGGKLRFWVPTA
- a CDS encoding TioE family transcriptional regulator yields the protein MRATKSSNPGVRRPVDLARRHGLSAQAVRNYERDGVLPRAQRSPTGYRRFTELHAKALSAYLALIAGHGYPASGDIMRAVNRGDIDAALRTIDHSHILLQRDRETLDAVETAVATLTGSQRQPQSRKAVPISVLAHRLGVRPATLRKWERAGILQPARDPATGYRAYSPDDVRDAELAHLLRRGGYRLDHIAGVLRRVREAGGTEPLAASLRQWREQLTTRGQAMLTGAARLAEYLDADLR